Proteins from a genomic interval of Oncorhynchus nerka isolate Pitt River linkage group LG13, Oner_Uvic_2.0, whole genome shotgun sequence:
- the LOC115139507 gene encoding myristoylated alanine-rich C-kinase substrate-like codes for MGAQFSKTAAKGETTVEKPGEAAASPTKTNGQENGHVKVNGDASPAAAEAGKEEVHANGSATAEEAPKAEAATAEAAPSAAVEGEKAENAEAVSPAAEGEAAKPEECATPSTSNETPKKKKKRFSFKKSFKLSGFSFKKTKKETGDGAEGEEAAASTDEAKDEAAEAPEATAEGEAKMADGEAKPAGAGEEAKEAASPTEAKPEETAAAPAEEAKTAAAEEPKAEEKPAEPAAEAPKTEEAVPATEVASSPEAPAAAEATAE; via the exons ATGGGAGCGCAATTCTCCAAGACAGCTGCAAAAGGCGAAACCACGGTTGAAAAGCCAGGAGAGGCTGCCGCTTCACCAACCAAGACCAATGGACAG GAAAATGGCCATGTGAAAGTGAACGGGGATGCCTCTCCTGCGGCTGCAGAGGCAGGCAAAGAGGAGGTGCATGCCAATGGTAGTGCCACGGCTGAGGAGGCTCCAAAAGCGGAGGCTGCAACTGCAGAGGCTGCACCCTCAGCAGCAGTAGAAGGGGAAAAGGCAGAGAATGCAGAGGCTGTGTCTCCAGCAGCTGAGGGTGAGGCAGCTAAACCGGAGGAGTGTGCCACGCCTTCAACCAGCAACGAGACtcccaaaaagaagaagaagcgcTTCTCCTTCAAAAAGTCCTTCAAGCTTAGCGGTTTCTCCTTCAAAAAGACCAAAAAGGAGACAGGCGATGGGGCAGAGGGTGAGGAGGCCGCTGCATCCACCGATGAGGCCAAGGATGAGGCAGCCGAGGCCCCAGAGGCCACTGCCGAGGGGGAAGCCAAGATGGCGGATGGAGAGGCCAAGCCTGCCGGTGCTGGGGAGGAAGCTAAGGAAGCAGCAAGCCCCACAGAGGCCAAGCCTGAGGAAACAGCAGCAGCACCCGCTGAGGAGGCCAAGACAGCTGCCGCCGAGGAGCCAAAAGCAGAGGAGAAGCCAGCGGAGCCTGCTGCGGAGGCACCCAAAACGGAGGAGGCTGTACCTGCAACAGAGGTCGCATCCAGTCCAGAGGCCCCTGCTGCCGCAGAGGCCACTGCTGAGTAA